In one Brassica oleracea var. oleracea cultivar TO1000 chromosome C9, BOL, whole genome shotgun sequence genomic region, the following are encoded:
- the LOC106316948 gene encoding uncharacterized protein LOC106316948 gives MARGRNPTTMNRSDRYLGSYSYGDSHGTSLTDELELAEEDIWSPAVIHDTETEDSYSGWNLSANSMKSGRVGGLSLTFKSSSNAPSSSPMLVQQIHGGVGEGGEIMRNLASSAPVNVPDWSEIYRVNLVESTHELDGDDEEEPGMMPPHEYLAKSQARRSRKMGGGGASMFEGVGRTLKGRELRRVRDAIWSQTGFYG, from the coding sequence ATGGCAAGAGGTCGAAATCCGACGACGATGAACCGGAGCGATCGATACCTTGGAAGCTACAGTTACGGTGACAGTCACGGAACCTCCCTCACCGACGAATTAGAGCTCGCCGAGGAAGACATCTGGTCACCGGCAGTCATTCACGACACCGAGACAGAAGATTCATACAGCGGGTGGAACTTAAGTGCTAATTCTATGAAAAGTGGGCGCGTGGGAGGACTCTCGCTTACTTTCAAGAGCTCCTCAAACGCACCGTCGTCATCTCCGATGCTCGTGCAGCAGATCCACGGCGGAGTAGGCGAAGGAGGAGAAATCATGCGGAACTTGGCGTCCTCAGCGCCGGTTAACGTGCCGGATTGGAGTGAGATATATCGAGTCAACTTGGTTGAGTCAACACACGAGCTTGACGGTGACGACGAGGAGGAACCGGGGATGATGCCGCCTCACGAGTACCTTGCTAAGAGCCAAGCACGGCGGAGCAGGAAAATGGGAGGCGGTGGGGCGTCGATGTTTGAGGGTGTAGGAAGGACTCTCAAAGGCAGGGAACTAAGGCGTGTTCGTGATGCAATTTGGAGCCAAACAGGGTTCTACGGCTAA
- the LOC106314367 gene encoding uncharacterized protein LOC106314367 yields MADTNQNEDVTEPPNGAQISSRRGRQPRRRSAIENVIENSAHFITEYRERRGAILLYQDAINALRRVNIPKRTPFWRAAVRCLTQANYASAFVALEEEEKIDWLEAITGFSKDGERFNDYETEGRTRGTNNNYGVPSGGLSNNNPSSSNYEDADGQNELNGYMTSGFRDLLGVENETMNID; encoded by the exons ATGGCAGACACAAACCAAAACGAAGACGTAACGGAACCACCAAATGGAGCACAAATTTCTTCAAGGCGTGGAAGACAACCTCGACGAAGGTCTGCCATTGAAAACGTGATTGAAAATAGTGCTCATTTTATTACGGAGTATCGTGAACGACGGGGTGCCATCCTTTTGTACCAAGATGCCATTAATGCTCTTAGACGTGTTAATATCCCCAAGCGTACTCCATTTTGGCGAGCTGCAGTACGGTGCCTTACCCAAGCCAACTATGCATCAGCGTTTGTTGCATTAGAGGAGGAGGAGAAGATTGATTGGCTTGAAGCAATTACTGGATTTAGCAAAGATGGAGAGCGTTTCAATGACTATGAAACAG AAGGAAGAACACGTGGAACTAATAATAATTATGGTGTTCCAAGCGGTGGATTATCTAACAATAACCCAAGCAGTAGTAATTATGAAGACGCAGATGGACAAAACGAGTTAAATGGTTACATGACAAGTGGCTTTAGAGATTTGCTAGGGGTGGAGAATGAAACAATGAATATTGACTAA
- the LOC106319537 gene encoding uncharacterized GPI-anchored protein At1g61900 isoform X2 encodes MTRRAEFKLGFFVVLQFMCLLSLCSSEEFLPQISPDTSPQPFLPFIAPSPMAPYINTTIPKLSGLCSLNFTASESLIQTTSHNCWTVFAPLLANVMCCPQLDAALTIILGKSSKQTGQLALNRTQSKHCLSDLEQILVGKGASSKLGSICSLHSSNLTASSCPVTDVDQFDSAVDTSKLLLACEKVDPVKECCEQACQNAILDAATNITLNASEPLMDNSVRISDCKNIVHRWLATKLDPSQAKETLRGLANCKLNRVCPLVFPHMRHISGNCSNELSNQTSCCRAMESYVSHLQKQSLITNLQALDCATSLGTKLQKLNITKNVFTACHISLKDFSLQVGNQESGCLLPSLPSDAIFDQDTGISFTCDLNDNIPAPWPSSSQSSASTSVRIPALPAAASSQPSLYNEGVKRLVIFVLFMVLLMLLS; translated from the exons ATGACGAGAAGAGCGGAGTTCAAGCTAGGTTTCTTCGTGGTTCTTCAATTCATGTGTCTGCTATCGCTAT GTTCATCTGAGGAGTTCTTGCCTCAGATATCACCAGACACGTCGCCTCAACCATTCCTTCCCTTCATTGCTCCTTCTCCTATGGCTCCTTACATCAACACCACCATCCCCAAGCTATCTG GGCTTTGCTCGCTTAATTTCACTGCTTCCGAGAGTTTGATTCAGACAACATCACACAACTGCTGGACTGTCTTTGCTCCATTATTAGCCAATGTCATGTGTTGTCCTCAGCTAGACGCTGCTCTCACCATCATCCTCGGCAAATCAAGCAAACAAACTGGTCAGCTTGCCTTAAACAGAACACAGTCTAAGCACTGTCTCTCGGATTTAGAGCAGATCTTGGTAGGCAAAGGCGCTTCTAGCAAGCTTGGGAGTATATGTTCCCTTCACTCGTCGAATCTCACTGCTTCCTCCTGCCCTGTGACCGACGTGGATCAGTTCGACAGCGCGGTGGACACGTCTAAGCTTCTCTTGGCTTGTGAGAAAGTTGATCCTGTCAAGGAGTGTTGCGAACAGGCTTGCCAAAACGCCATACTCGACGCAGCTACTAATATTACTCTCAATGCATCTGAGCCTTTGATGGATAACTCGGTTCGGATCAGTGATTGTAAGAACATAGTGCACCGTTGGCTCGCTACTAAACTTGACCCTTCTCAGGCTAAGGAAACTCTCAGAGGATTAGCAAACTGCAAACTCAACAGAG TTTGTCCTCTTGTGTTTCCACACATGAGACACATCAGTGGTAACTGCAGCAACGAGTTGAGTAACCAAACAAGTTGTTGCCGTGCAATGGAGAGTTATGTGTCTCATCTGCAAAAGCAATCACTTATAACTAATTTGCAAGCTTTGGATTGCGCAACCTCTCTTGGGACAAAGCTTCAGAAGCTAAACATCACTAAGAATGTCTTCACCGCTTGTCATATAAGTCTCAAAGACTTCTCTCTTCAAG TTGGAAACCAAG AATCTGGTTGTCTACTACCAAGCTTACCATCTGATGCGATATTCGATCAAGACACGGGAATTAGCTTCACTTGTGATCTGAATGACAACATTCCAGCCCCATGGCCTTCTTCATCTCAGTCCTCAGCCTCTACCT CTGTTAGAATCCCTGCTCTTCCTGCTGCTGCCTCCTCGCAACCCA GTCTCTACAATGAGGGAGTGAAACGTTTGGTGATCTTTGTATTGTTTATGGTTCTTTTGATGCTTCTGTCATGA
- the LOC106319537 gene encoding uncharacterized GPI-anchored protein At1g61900 isoform X1 translates to MTRRAEFKLGFFVVLQFMCLLSLCSSEEFLPQISPDTSPQPFLPFIAPSPMAPYINTTIPKLSGLCSLNFTASESLIQTTSHNCWTVFAPLLANVMCCPQLDAALTIILGKSSKQTGQLALNRTQSKHCLSDLEQILVGKGASSKLGSICSLHSSNLTASSCPVTDVDQFDSAVDTSKLLLACEKVDPVKECCEQACQNAILDAATNITLNASEPLMDNSVRISDCKNIVHRWLATKLDPSQAKETLRGLANCKLNRVCPLVFPHMRHISGNCSNELSNQTSCCRAMESYVSHLQKQSLITNLQALDCATSLGTKLQKLNITKNVFTACHISLKDFSLQVGNQESGCLLPSLPSDAIFDQDTGISFTCDLNDNIPAPWPSSSQSSASTCKKTVRIPALPAAASSQPSLYNEGVKRLVIFVLFMVLLMLLS, encoded by the exons ATGACGAGAAGAGCGGAGTTCAAGCTAGGTTTCTTCGTGGTTCTTCAATTCATGTGTCTGCTATCGCTAT GTTCATCTGAGGAGTTCTTGCCTCAGATATCACCAGACACGTCGCCTCAACCATTCCTTCCCTTCATTGCTCCTTCTCCTATGGCTCCTTACATCAACACCACCATCCCCAAGCTATCTG GGCTTTGCTCGCTTAATTTCACTGCTTCCGAGAGTTTGATTCAGACAACATCACACAACTGCTGGACTGTCTTTGCTCCATTATTAGCCAATGTCATGTGTTGTCCTCAGCTAGACGCTGCTCTCACCATCATCCTCGGCAAATCAAGCAAACAAACTGGTCAGCTTGCCTTAAACAGAACACAGTCTAAGCACTGTCTCTCGGATTTAGAGCAGATCTTGGTAGGCAAAGGCGCTTCTAGCAAGCTTGGGAGTATATGTTCCCTTCACTCGTCGAATCTCACTGCTTCCTCCTGCCCTGTGACCGACGTGGATCAGTTCGACAGCGCGGTGGACACGTCTAAGCTTCTCTTGGCTTGTGAGAAAGTTGATCCTGTCAAGGAGTGTTGCGAACAGGCTTGCCAAAACGCCATACTCGACGCAGCTACTAATATTACTCTCAATGCATCTGAGCCTTTGATGGATAACTCGGTTCGGATCAGTGATTGTAAGAACATAGTGCACCGTTGGCTCGCTACTAAACTTGACCCTTCTCAGGCTAAGGAAACTCTCAGAGGATTAGCAAACTGCAAACTCAACAGAG TTTGTCCTCTTGTGTTTCCACACATGAGACACATCAGTGGTAACTGCAGCAACGAGTTGAGTAACCAAACAAGTTGTTGCCGTGCAATGGAGAGTTATGTGTCTCATCTGCAAAAGCAATCACTTATAACTAATTTGCAAGCTTTGGATTGCGCAACCTCTCTTGGGACAAAGCTTCAGAAGCTAAACATCACTAAGAATGTCTTCACCGCTTGTCATATAAGTCTCAAAGACTTCTCTCTTCAAG TTGGAAACCAAG AATCTGGTTGTCTACTACCAAGCTTACCATCTGATGCGATATTCGATCAAGACACGGGAATTAGCTTCACTTGTGATCTGAATGACAACATTCCAGCCCCATGGCCTTCTTCATCTCAGTCCTCAGCCTCTACCTGTAAAAAGA CTGTTAGAATCCCTGCTCTTCCTGCTGCTGCCTCCTCGCAACCCA GTCTCTACAATGAGGGAGTGAAACGTTTGGTGATCTTTGTATTGTTTATGGTTCTTTTGATGCTTCTGTCATGA